The Candidatus Rubidus massiliensis DNA segment TGGTTTGCCACTTGGTATAGGTTCGTTAAACCTTTGGAATAGAACAGAATTTAAATATAATGGTAGCAAAAACATTCGGAAAATTCCTATTAAAGAAAAAGAAAGTTTTAAGTGGATTAATGGGATAGAAAATTTTGATACTTGTCATTTAAAAAATCTTTCAAGAATCATTATTTGCGATAGAGAAGCAGATTTTTATGAATTTCAGGATTACATTTGCAATAATAATAAGGGAATGGTAATCCGCCTTAGATGGGATCGTAAAACAGAAGATGGATTAATGATTAAAGAGTCATTGAAGCAAACTCCTATACAAGGTTATGAAACAATCAAGATAAAATCTAAGGGCGGTTTAGGGACGAGTAGGGAGGAAAAAGAGGTAAAATTAGCTGTCCGTTATACAACATTATCTATGAAAGCTCCAAAAAACATCGACAAAAGCACGATCAATAGTAAAAAGTTGAAATTAACAATTGTACATGCAATAGAAGTTAATCCAGAAAATAATGAAGAACCGGTTGAATGGAATTTAATTACCAATGTAGAGGTTAATGGTTTAGAGGATGCTCTAAAGATAATACGTTGGTACAGCTATAGATGGCTCGTAGAGGAATTTCATAAAATATTGAAGGCAGGAATAAAGGTCGAAGAGGCAAGACTTAGTGAGGCAGGCAGGTTAGAGAAATTGATAACGTTTTTATCTATCATAGCAGTTAGAATTTTGTGGATGAGTCGGATAAATCGTCTTAATCCAGAAGCGCCAATTGAGTTTATGTTAAGTGAACAGGAAACCGTTGTATTAACAGGACATGCAAAAAAGAAAGCTAAAAAAGAATTGAAAAACATAAATGATGCAGTAAGATATATCGCTTCTCTTGGAGGATTTAAAGGAAGAAAAAGAGATGGAAGTCCAGGTCTCTTAACATTATGGAGAGGACTTATAAAATTTTATGACATGCTAGAAGGCTATGACATAACATGATTTGTCAATAAAAAGATGTGGGTACTAGACAGGACCCGTAAGGGAACTATGGGTAAAATTACATAAAACAATAGAGCTCGGAATTTGCTGTGCAAATGAAGAGCGACTCAATACGATTTGTTTCTCTCATGAAGCTTGGGTATAAATTTTCTCAAGCTTTACAGACTTTAACCCCATCTGTAAACAGTTTTGAGATTTAAATAGCTATAAATATATAATAGCTAATTCTTCACAACCTACATAACATAGCCAAGTTTTCATTGCTTGGGGCCTGACTGACTGAAGAGAGATGGCAGCAATCTTCAAGAAATTGGATGACTAGTCCAAGCATTCTTACCCATCAAATGCTAGACGCCAAGGGGTTGGAGAACAAGTAGGTTCACTATTGGAAAATAAGATGTCTAAGTCTTGAATATGGTTGTGAATCTCTGGATGGTCGATTAGCTGATGCTGATGAACTTTCGATTTTAATGTGTCATAAGCTATCTTAGACTTATTATAGACACTCAGTTCTAAGTTATGAATATGCTTTAAATCCTACTGTTTATCTCATTCCCATTTGTAAATTAAATTAATAAAAAGGACATTTTTGAATGAAATTAATAAGATTGGTCAGAACTTGTACGAAAGTTTAAGGCTTCTTGTTTTTTTACTTTT contains these protein-coding regions:
- the tnpA_1 gene encoding Transposase for transposon Tn5; its protein translation is MTKNQAPGFGKTNFNDKRLDDRFVKIYEEFKKNPSAILSHVFFNSHQCKAAYRFFQIPKITEEEMLRSHHDTLFDFLISDKCEEILEIQDTTECDYTNHPKTANLGKLGSSKDYRNGIKCHSSLIVTANGLPLGIGSLNLWNRTEFKYNGSKNIRKIPIKEKESFKWINGIENFDTCHLKNLSRIIICDREADFYEFQDYICNNNKGMVIRLRWDRKTEDGLMIKESLKQTPIQGYETIKIKSKGGLGTSREEKEVKLAVRYTTLSMKAPKNIDKSTINSKKLKLTIVHAIEVNPENNEEPVEWNLITNVEVNGLEDALKIIRWYSYRWLVEEFHKILKAGIKVEEARLSEAGRLEKLITFLSIIAVRILWMSRINRLNPEAPIEFMLSEQETVVLTGHAKKKAKKELKNINDAVRYIASLGGFKGRKRDGSPGLLTLWRGLIKFYDMLEGYDIT